A genomic stretch from Kribbella amoyensis includes:
- a CDS encoding carbohydrate ABC transporter permease produces the protein MAVAFPAMRGGRRTRYQNGWALLFLAPWLIGFLAFTAGPMLMSLYLAFTKYDLLTAPKWIGWGNFGRMFGDDPLFLQSLKVTAIYVVVGTPLSLAFALAVAVVLNRGLRGLDFYRSAIYLPSLFGGSVAIAVLWRKVFNGDGLVNQILALVGITGPSWISEPHTALGTLIALEVWQFGAPMVIFLAGLRQIPREFYEAAQVDGASRYRQFWSITMPLLSPIVFFNLTLQLIRSFQAFAPAFIISDGSGGPADSTLFYSLYLYQEGFVNFDMGYAAAMAWMLVLLAGAVVAVNFLFGRYWVHYGD, from the coding sequence GTGGCTGTTGCGTTCCCGGCGATGCGCGGCGGGCGACGAACGAGGTACCAGAACGGGTGGGCGTTGCTGTTCCTGGCGCCCTGGCTGATCGGGTTCCTGGCGTTCACCGCCGGACCGATGCTGATGTCGCTGTACCTCGCCTTCACCAAGTACGACCTGCTGACCGCGCCGAAGTGGATCGGCTGGGGCAACTTCGGCCGGATGTTCGGCGACGACCCGTTGTTCCTGCAGTCGCTGAAGGTGACAGCGATCTACGTGGTCGTGGGCACTCCGCTCAGTCTCGCCTTCGCCCTCGCGGTCGCCGTCGTCCTCAACCGCGGTCTGCGCGGACTCGACTTCTACCGCTCGGCGATCTACCTGCCGTCGTTGTTCGGCGGCAGCGTCGCGATCGCGGTGCTGTGGCGGAAAGTGTTCAACGGCGACGGCCTCGTGAACCAGATCCTCGCCCTGGTCGGGATCACCGGGCCGTCGTGGATCTCCGAGCCGCATACCGCGCTCGGTACGCTGATCGCCCTCGAGGTCTGGCAGTTCGGCGCCCCGATGGTGATCTTCCTGGCCGGCCTGCGGCAGATCCCGCGGGAGTTCTACGAGGCCGCCCAGGTGGACGGGGCGAGCCGGTACCGGCAGTTCTGGAGCATCACGATGCCGCTGCTGAGCCCGATCGTGTTCTTCAACCTGACCCTGCAACTGATCCGGTCGTTCCAGGCGTTCGCACCGGCGTTCATCATCAGCGACGGCTCCGGCGGACCGGCCGACTCGACGCTGTTCTACTCGCTGTACCTCTACCAGGAGGGCTTCGTGAACTTCGACATGGGCTACGCCGCCGCGATGGCCTGGATGCTGGTGCTGCTGGCCGGCGCCGTGGTGGCCGTCAACTTCCTCTTCGGCCGGTACTGGGTGCACTATGGCGACTGA
- a CDS encoding enolase C-terminal domain-like protein produces the protein MDVESAVVWSHRASRRSTWTMVEVVADGIRGVGELSDGAPVDALVAAARSVGFLITGLPVEKARVAMQDELVRRRLAGDGFLWSTVLGGYEAAFADLVARIEGRALSESLGLGAPRPVRLYANLNRRFGADGPAAIVAEALCAIGNGFTAVKVAPFLDAHAAGLSGTRLIAFALDLVARVRSAIPAGVQLMVDCHHRVPADHLAVVTRELAGLALYWVEDLVADRSGLESAAEGGLALAAGEHVWDPVVAAAACAGGALRYWLVDPKHAGGPDGVARIAEAVGETRLTFHNPSGPVGTAHAAHLAALGGDGTWLEYAWGEADRLTLIEPAETVLDGTLRPIGPGIGIGTAMTRPTTTKEAL, from the coding sequence ATGGACGTCGAGTCCGCGGTGGTGTGGTCGCATCGAGCGTCGCGCCGGAGTACCTGGACGATGGTCGAGGTGGTTGCCGACGGCATCCGGGGCGTCGGCGAACTGTCCGACGGCGCGCCGGTGGATGCGTTGGTCGCGGCGGCGCGGTCGGTGGGTTTCTTGATCACGGGCCTGCCGGTGGAGAAGGCGCGGGTCGCGATGCAGGACGAGCTGGTGCGGCGGCGCCTTGCCGGTGACGGGTTCCTGTGGTCGACCGTGCTCGGTGGGTACGAGGCCGCGTTCGCCGACCTGGTCGCCCGGATCGAGGGGCGGGCCTTGTCCGAGTCCCTGGGGCTGGGTGCACCTCGGCCGGTGCGGCTGTACGCCAATCTCAACCGGCGGTTCGGTGCGGACGGGCCGGCCGCGATCGTCGCCGAGGCGTTGTGCGCGATAGGCAACGGATTCACGGCTGTGAAGGTGGCGCCCTTCCTGGACGCCCACGCGGCTGGGCTGTCGGGTACGCGGTTGATCGCGTTCGCGCTCGACTTGGTGGCCAGGGTGCGATCGGCGATCCCAGCCGGCGTCCAGCTGATGGTGGATTGCCATCACCGGGTGCCCGCCGACCACCTCGCCGTGGTGACGCGGGAACTGGCCGGGCTGGCGCTGTACTGGGTCGAGGACCTGGTGGCTGACCGATCGGGGCTGGAATCGGCCGCCGAGGGCGGGCTCGCACTGGCCGCGGGGGAGCACGTGTGGGATCCCGTGGTCGCCGCGGCAGCGTGTGCCGGCGGAGCGCTGCGGTACTGGCTCGTCGATCCGAAGCATGCCGGTGGACCGGACGGCGTGGCCCGGATCGCCGAGGCCGTGGGGGAGACGCGGTTGACCTTCCACAACCCGAGTGGCCCGGTCGGTACCGCGCATGCCGCTCACCTGGCCGCCCTCGGTGGCGATGGCACGTGGCTCGAGTACGCCTGGGGCGAGGCGGACCGGCTCACCCTGATCGAACCCGCCGAGACGGTGCTCGACGGCACCCTGCGGCCGATCGGTCCGGGGATCGGGATCGGCACGGCCATGACCCGACCGACGACGACGAAGGAAGCGCTGTGA
- a CDS encoding SMP-30/gluconolactonase/LRE family protein, translating to MTWFGPVSTLGECPRWDAATGTLTWVDIDGGTLHHATLHGTDWRTRTTHLGAPLAGALAVDDKTYVVALGTDLVEWSEVDGFGERTRLLDSDAVRLNEAVTDPRGRVWVGSMAYDWTAGAGAYFVREPDGRVRQVIDGGTIPNGMGWSPDGTVMHTTETRPGRITAWTVGPDGDPVEPRTVVEADGSDGAPDGLAVDVDGNLWSAFAGGGHVTCFSPSGRVLHRVDVPVPLTTSCCFAGPDRDRLVVTTGTKRLDAPALQRFPESGRVWDAGRVGAVGVELTRVGEE from the coding sequence GTGACTTGGTTCGGACCCGTGTCGACGCTCGGCGAGTGCCCGCGCTGGGACGCCGCGACCGGCACCCTCACCTGGGTCGACATCGACGGTGGCACCTTGCACCACGCGACGCTCCACGGCACCGACTGGAGGACGCGGACGACGCACCTCGGCGCACCGCTCGCCGGAGCGCTCGCGGTCGACGACAAGACGTACGTGGTCGCACTCGGCACCGACCTGGTCGAGTGGTCCGAGGTGGACGGGTTCGGTGAGCGGACCCGGTTGCTGGACTCGGACGCCGTCCGGCTGAACGAGGCGGTCACCGATCCCCGTGGACGCGTCTGGGTCGGGAGCATGGCGTACGACTGGACCGCGGGGGCCGGTGCCTACTTCGTCCGCGAGCCCGACGGACGCGTCCGTCAGGTGATCGACGGCGGGACCATTCCCAACGGGATGGGGTGGAGCCCGGACGGCACGGTCATGCACACGACCGAGACGCGACCTGGACGGATCACCGCGTGGACCGTGGGTCCGGACGGCGATCCGGTGGAGCCGCGGACGGTGGTCGAGGCCGACGGGTCGGACGGTGCACCCGACGGGCTCGCGGTCGATGTCGACGGCAACTTGTGGAGCGCGTTCGCGGGTGGTGGGCACGTCACCTGCTTCTCGCCGTCGGGACGGGTCCTGCACCGGGTCGACGTCCCGGTGCCGTTGACGACGAGCTGTTGTTTCGCCGGGCCCGACCGGGACCGGCTGGTGGTGACCACCGGGACCAAGCGGCTGGACGCTCCCGCACTGCAGCGGTTCCCGGAGTCCGGGCGGGTGTGGGACGCCGGGCGGGTGGGGGCCGTCGGGGTCGAGTTGACACGAGTCGGAGAGGAGTGA
- a CDS encoding response regulator, with product MIRIVLADDEALLRKALAKLLPMEAGIEVVAEAADGAEAVTATARHDPDVLVIDLEMPGTDGLDAVAEIRRTRPDQVILMLTRHAKPGVLRRALKLGIQGFVSKSAEPAHIASVIGILHDGRRWIDPEVSARAVVDDNPLTDRELDALRLTAEGYSVADIATRLFLAEGTVRNYLSNALRKTQAKNRHEAARYAREHDWL from the coding sequence ATGATCAGGATCGTGCTGGCGGACGACGAGGCCCTGTTGCGCAAGGCCCTGGCGAAGCTGTTGCCGATGGAGGCCGGGATCGAGGTGGTCGCCGAGGCCGCCGACGGCGCGGAGGCGGTGACCGCGACGGCACGGCACGATCCCGATGTGCTCGTGATCGACCTGGAGATGCCGGGAACCGACGGGCTGGACGCCGTGGCCGAGATCCGGCGGACCCGGCCGGACCAGGTGATCCTGATGCTGACCCGGCACGCCAAGCCAGGGGTACTCCGGCGGGCTCTCAAGCTCGGGATCCAGGGGTTCGTCAGCAAGTCTGCGGAACCGGCCCACATCGCCTCGGTGATCGGCATCCTGCACGACGGCCGGCGCTGGATCGACCCCGAGGTGTCGGCGCGCGCCGTGGTCGACGACAACCCGCTGACCGACCGCGAGCTCGACGCACTCCGGCTGACCGCCGAGGGGTACTCGGTGGCCGATATCGCGACCCGGCTGTTCCTTGCCGAAGGCACCGTTCGGAACTACCTCTCGAACGCGCTGCGCAAGACGCAGGCCAAGAACCGGCACGAGGCGGCCCGCTACGCCCGCGAGCACGACTGGCTGTAG
- a CDS encoding ABC transporter substrate-binding protein yields the protein MTSINGTQFSRRSLLRFGAAAAGVAAVSSCARGLGGGDKSSSGGSDAALDMMFWGEGDQNKKLIAALDLYQQSEGAAKVNPQYSGFSGYYDKLATRVAGGNPPDVFQIHLPYLMEYIKRGAVAPLDEYKDDLGLDSMPDYVATTTKADGKYYFALLGAATQPAIIVNTTKLKGLGLVAPSTDWNLDRYKATMAEVWDKSGRKLAGTADLGGNAIAFESFLRGRGKALFADGSSLGFGEDDLAAWVQLWQDLRGSGAAVPMALTAASTGFQNDPVTVGKAAYTGTATSRGLPSMQSLTKDTLSLGTFPSGGPGSEPGTNIIPAGWFAISPKSKNIEGAVSMLKYLTSQPDAANAMGLARGVPIPADIRTKVASSATGLNKLVLDNYALVASKGPAALQMYPPGASKLLQTSLPNVNEVVGFGRSTVPQAVTKFFSDAKAALK from the coding sequence ATGACGTCGATCAACGGCACCCAGTTCTCCCGGCGATCGCTGCTGCGGTTCGGGGCCGCGGCGGCCGGAGTCGCCGCCGTCTCCTCCTGCGCCCGCGGACTCGGCGGCGGGGACAAGTCGTCCTCCGGCGGCTCGGACGCGGCGCTGGACATGATGTTCTGGGGCGAAGGCGACCAGAACAAGAAGCTGATCGCTGCCCTCGACCTGTACCAGCAGAGCGAGGGCGCGGCGAAGGTCAACCCGCAGTACTCCGGCTTCTCCGGGTACTACGACAAGCTCGCGACCCGCGTTGCCGGGGGCAACCCTCCGGACGTGTTCCAGATCCACCTGCCGTACCTGATGGAGTACATCAAGCGTGGTGCGGTGGCGCCGCTGGACGAGTACAAGGACGACCTCGGCCTGGACTCGATGCCGGACTACGTGGCCACCACGACGAAGGCCGACGGCAAGTACTACTTCGCGTTGCTCGGTGCCGCGACGCAGCCGGCCATCATCGTCAACACCACCAAGCTCAAGGGTCTCGGTCTGGTCGCGCCGAGTACGGACTGGAACCTCGACCGGTACAAGGCGACGATGGCCGAGGTCTGGGACAAGAGCGGGCGCAAGCTGGCAGGCACGGCGGACCTCGGTGGTAACGCGATCGCGTTCGAGTCCTTCCTGCGCGGCCGGGGCAAGGCGTTGTTCGCCGACGGGAGCTCGCTCGGGTTCGGCGAGGACGACCTGGCCGCGTGGGTGCAGCTCTGGCAGGACCTGCGCGGTAGCGGCGCCGCGGTCCCGATGGCGCTGACGGCCGCGTCGACCGGGTTCCAGAACGACCCGGTGACGGTCGGCAAGGCGGCGTACACCGGGACGGCCACCTCGCGGGGCCTGCCGTCGATGCAGAGCCTGACCAAGGACACGTTGAGCCTGGGCACGTTCCCGTCCGGCGGACCTGGCTCCGAGCCCGGGACGAACATCATCCCGGCCGGCTGGTTCGCGATCTCGCCGAAGTCCAAGAACATCGAGGGCGCGGTGTCGATGCTGAAGTACCTGACCAGCCAGCCGGACGCGGCGAACGCGATGGGGCTGGCGCGCGGCGTCCCGATCCCGGCGGACATCCGGACCAAGGTGGCGTCGTCGGCGACCGGGCTGAACAAGCTGGTGCTGGACAACTACGCGCTGGTCGCGTCGAAGGGCCCGGCCGCCCTGCAGATGTACCCGCCCGGCGCCAGCAAGCTGCTGCAGACCTCGCTCCCGAACGTGAACGAGGTGGTCGGGTTCGGCAGGAGCACGGTGCCGCAGGCGGTGACCAAGTTCTTCTCGGACGCGAAGGCCGCCCTCAAGTGA
- a CDS encoding carbohydrate ABC transporter permease encodes MATERLTAISDDAEARPATRRWAPGRRLLAHFALVVVTLVMLYPLVWMVASSFKPTDEIFSQPGLIPRHFEPSNYAEGWKGVSTAFSIFVENSLFISVAAIIGNVFSCSLAAFAFARLNFIGRRIAYATMLVTLMLPTHVTLVPQYILFNKLGWVNTFYPLFVPHFFAVDAFFVLLMVQFIRSLPKELDEAARLDGCSPWKIYRHIVFPLLRPALVTTVIFTFIWTYNDFFKQLIYLNDVELFTVPLGLRQFLDSTGDSSWGPMLAMSTLALVPPLVLFVTFQRRIVDGVATSGLKG; translated from the coding sequence ATGGCGACTGAGCGACTCACCGCGATCTCCGACGACGCCGAGGCGCGTCCGGCCACCCGCCGCTGGGCACCGGGCCGCCGGCTGCTGGCGCACTTCGCGCTCGTCGTGGTCACCCTCGTGATGCTCTATCCCCTGGTGTGGATGGTGGCCAGCTCCTTCAAACCGACCGACGAGATCTTCTCCCAGCCCGGCCTGATCCCACGGCACTTCGAGCCGTCGAACTATGCCGAGGGCTGGAAGGGTGTCTCCACCGCGTTCAGCATCTTCGTCGAGAACTCGCTGTTCATCTCGGTGGCGGCGATCATCGGCAACGTGTTCTCCTGCAGTCTCGCGGCGTTCGCGTTCGCGCGGCTGAACTTCATCGGCCGCCGGATCGCCTACGCGACGATGCTGGTCACGCTGATGCTGCCGACCCACGTCACGCTGGTGCCGCAGTACATCCTGTTCAACAAGCTGGGCTGGGTGAACACGTTCTACCCGCTGTTCGTGCCGCACTTCTTCGCCGTCGACGCGTTCTTCGTGCTGCTGATGGTGCAGTTCATCCGCTCGCTGCCGAAGGAGCTGGACGAGGCGGCCCGGCTGGACGGGTGCTCGCCGTGGAAGATCTACCGGCACATCGTCTTCCCGTTGCTGCGGCCGGCCCTGGTGACCACGGTGATCTTCACCTTCATCTGGACGTACAACGACTTCTTCAAGCAGCTCATCTACCTGAACGACGTCGAGCTGTTCACCGTACCGCTGGGGCTGCGGCAGTTCCTCGACTCCACCGGTGACTCGTCCTGGGGCCCGATGCTTGCCATGAGCACCCTGGCGCTGGTGCCGCCGCTGGTCCTGTTCGTCACGTTCCAGCGCCGGATCGTCGACGGCGTCGCCACCTCGGGCCTGAAGGGATGA
- a CDS encoding sensor histidine kinase yields MTNGSKAKLRRLNLSMLLPVVAAAGVLHVAIDSRTWWHAVVLGAGVAAGVLAFVRWTSGRVMTVAVPCLVVAGAVWLAGATVIHSGGAFIGLLIVGPLVVPELGRYRRAAAVGLVVLIAVLGSAKLWIAPDGFRGDLIGYVVVPAAITAIVTGLMFPNHSFYDVVRELEESREREAELAVMRERVRFAGDLHDVQGHTLHVVKLKVALAQKILRTDADQAEQELREIHALVVDTIAQTKALAYGQRQLNLQAELENAKNLLEAAGAKVVIERDGEPDPGWSDSLSQVLRESTTNILRHARASTVRIELGAAGLVITNDGAELDRSPELRGLAALRERVLDSGGRLVADQQGEEFRTAVTFGTPAADGGGSR; encoded by the coding sequence ATGACGAACGGATCGAAGGCGAAGCTGCGGCGGCTGAACCTGTCCATGCTGCTGCCGGTGGTCGCCGCGGCCGGGGTGCTGCACGTCGCGATCGACTCCCGGACCTGGTGGCACGCGGTGGTGCTCGGGGCCGGGGTCGCCGCGGGGGTGCTGGCCTTCGTCCGGTGGACCTCCGGCCGGGTGATGACCGTCGCCGTGCCGTGCCTGGTCGTCGCCGGCGCGGTCTGGCTGGCCGGGGCGACGGTGATCCACAGCGGCGGCGCGTTCATCGGGCTGCTCATCGTCGGCCCGCTCGTCGTTCCGGAGCTCGGCCGGTACCGCCGGGCCGCGGCGGTCGGGCTCGTGGTCCTCATCGCGGTGCTGGGGTCGGCGAAACTCTGGATCGCGCCGGACGGGTTCCGCGGCGACCTGATCGGGTACGTCGTCGTGCCCGCGGCGATCACCGCCATCGTGACCGGGCTGATGTTTCCCAACCACTCCTTCTACGACGTGGTCCGGGAGCTGGAGGAGTCGCGGGAGCGGGAGGCCGAGCTGGCGGTGATGCGCGAGCGGGTCCGGTTCGCCGGCGACCTGCACGACGTCCAGGGGCATACCCTGCACGTGGTCAAGCTGAAGGTCGCGCTGGCCCAGAAGATCCTCCGCACCGACGCCGATCAGGCCGAGCAGGAGCTGCGGGAGATCCACGCGTTGGTCGTCGACACGATCGCCCAGACCAAGGCGCTCGCGTACGGTCAGCGCCAGCTCAATCTCCAGGCCGAGTTGGAGAACGCGAAGAACCTGCTCGAAGCGGCCGGTGCCAAGGTCGTGATCGAGCGGGACGGCGAGCCCGATCCGGGCTGGAGCGACTCGTTGAGCCAGGTGCTCCGCGAGTCCACCACCAACATCCTGCGGCACGCACGCGCCAGTACCGTCCGGATCGAGCTGGGAGCGGCCGGGCTGGTGATCACCAACGACGGTGCCGAGCTGGATCGCAGCCCCGAGCTGCGGGGCCTGGCCGCGTTGCGGGAACGCGTCCTGGACAGCGGCGGTCGGCTCGTCGCGGACCAGCAGGGCGAGGAGTTCCGGACGGCCGTGACGTTCGGAACGCCGGCCGCGGACGGTGGTGGCTCGCGATGA
- a CDS encoding SDR family NAD(P)-dependent oxidoreductase, which produces MSPPVPVALVTGAGGGIGSAVVTTLAKHGWAVVGVDLVDRPAGLDVFGSTEWVVGDVRDESTISCALEAATGLGQVCGLVTATLAEQRGALDSLDQAALAAVFDVQVAAAWAWSTAVVAAASDESSIVHISSVHSQRAAAGMAAYAIGKAALDALVRAGAVEWGPRGIRCNAVLPGFVPVERNKARWSDPDVAGNLLANHPLGRFVTAEDVAQVVAFLLGPEARAITGVALPVDGGMLAMLPRWA; this is translated from the coding sequence ATGAGCCCGCCGGTACCAGTCGCCCTGGTCACCGGCGCCGGGGGTGGGATCGGCTCAGCGGTCGTGACGACGCTGGCGAAACACGGCTGGGCGGTGGTCGGCGTCGACCTGGTGGACCGCCCGGCCGGGCTCGATGTCTTCGGATCGACGGAGTGGGTCGTCGGCGACGTGCGCGACGAGTCGACCATCAGCTGCGCGCTGGAGGCCGCGACTGGTCTCGGTCAGGTCTGCGGACTGGTGACAGCGACGCTTGCCGAGCAGCGGGGTGCGCTGGACAGCCTGGACCAGGCCGCGCTCGCCGCGGTGTTCGACGTACAGGTCGCCGCGGCCTGGGCGTGGAGTACGGCGGTCGTCGCCGCCGCTTCGGACGAGTCGTCGATCGTGCACATCTCCAGCGTGCACTCGCAACGGGCAGCGGCCGGTATGGCGGCGTACGCGATCGGGAAGGCCGCCCTGGACGCACTCGTGCGGGCGGGTGCGGTCGAGTGGGGTCCGCGAGGGATCCGGTGCAACGCCGTACTCCCCGGATTCGTGCCGGTGGAGCGGAACAAGGCCCGCTGGTCGGACCCCGATGTGGCCGGGAACCTGCTGGCCAACCATCCGCTCGGCCGCTTCGTCACCGCCGAGGACGTCGCGCAGGTCGTCGCGTTCCTCCTCGGCCCGGAGGCCCGCGCGATCACGGGCGTGGCCCTGCCGGTCGACGGCGGGATGCTCGCGATGCTCCCGCGCTGGGCCTGA
- a CDS encoding sulfatase-like hydrolase/transferase yields MADRPNVLVVMADEQSWNTMGWTGNPAARTPNLDALAGESTVFDACYTPFPLCCPARTSLWTGLMPRHHGVLGNWRPIEPRLQSAGVAQAFAAAGYHTHYNGKWHVPGTTPDRMGWADTSAIPAVLRGQDRGRYIEDYRAWAGERGYTFDPDHIENLTTSDLAALRERPYATSSVPLDSFLETWQCDTFLAGLERRPADRPWLAVCSMNAPHFPMLVPSPYDRLIDRDQVRLPESWSTGTATKPREVRESHFARDFEALDEQGWIEVTSHYLGLCALVDAQFGRIRQYLEDTGEWDRTVVVFTSDHGDMMGAHRLMEKGHWLHYEEDLRVPLIVRHPDGSQSRNANFVSLVDVAPTLSELAGVRWDEPRDGLSFASMLGNDAAAPIREYVTAETMLHDGRPGGNGDPFHAADWQYPRDSLNLSVRTAGHRYVFRSHDEAELYDLAADPWEQRNIAATAEGASTAALLAGLLADEVADVLPDAAALVRKGVTPTDGSAVPASKAKGTS; encoded by the coding sequence GTGGCCGATCGTCCGAACGTACTGGTCGTGATGGCCGACGAGCAGAGCTGGAACACGATGGGCTGGACCGGGAACCCGGCCGCGCGGACGCCGAACCTGGACGCGCTGGCGGGGGAGTCCACCGTCTTCGACGCCTGCTACACGCCGTTCCCGTTGTGCTGTCCGGCGCGCACGAGTCTGTGGACCGGGCTGATGCCGCGGCACCACGGGGTACTGGGGAACTGGCGGCCGATCGAGCCGCGGTTGCAGTCGGCCGGGGTCGCGCAGGCGTTCGCCGCGGCCGGTTATCACACGCACTACAACGGCAAATGGCACGTTCCGGGGACGACGCCCGACCGGATGGGCTGGGCCGACACGAGTGCGATCCCCGCCGTACTCCGGGGGCAGGACCGTGGTCGGTACATCGAGGACTACCGCGCCTGGGCCGGCGAGCGTGGGTACACGTTCGACCCCGACCACATCGAGAACCTGACCACGAGCGACCTCGCCGCGTTGCGCGAGCGACCGTACGCCACTTCGAGCGTTCCGCTGGACTCGTTCCTGGAGACGTGGCAGTGCGACACGTTCCTCGCCGGACTCGAGCGGCGACCGGCGGACCGGCCCTGGCTCGCCGTCTGTTCCATGAACGCACCGCACTTCCCGATGCTCGTTCCCAGCCCGTACGACCGGCTCATCGATCGTGACCAGGTCCGACTGCCGGAGAGCTGGTCCACCGGGACCGCGACCAAGCCGCGCGAGGTCCGGGAGTCGCACTTCGCCCGCGACTTCGAGGCGCTCGACGAGCAGGGGTGGATCGAGGTCACCAGCCACTATCTCGGGTTGTGCGCGCTCGTCGACGCGCAGTTCGGGCGGATCCGCCAGTACCTCGAGGACACCGGCGAGTGGGATCGGACCGTGGTCGTGTTCACCTCGGACCACGGCGACATGATGGGCGCGCATCGCCTGATGGAGAAGGGCCACTGGCTGCACTACGAGGAAGACCTGCGGGTCCCTCTGATCGTGCGGCACCCCGACGGTTCACAGAGCCGGAACGCCAACTTCGTCTCCCTGGTCGACGTCGCGCCGACGCTGAGCGAACTGGCCGGTGTCCGGTGGGACGAACCGCGGGACGGCCTGTCGTTCGCGAGCATGCTCGGCAACGACGCGGCCGCCCCGATCCGCGAGTACGTCACCGCCGAGACGATGCTCCACGACGGCCGCCCCGGTGGGAACGGGGATCCGTTCCACGCGGCCGACTGGCAGTACCCGCGGGACAGCCTGAACCTGTCCGTCCGGACCGCCGGGCACCGGTACGTCTTCCGGTCGCACGACGAGGCCGAGTTGTACGACCTGGCTGCCGACCCCTGGGAGCAGCGCAACATCGCGGCCACGGCCGAGGGAGCGTCGACGGCAGCGTTGCTGGCCGGGCTCCTGGCGGACGAGGTGGCCGACGTACTGCCCGACGCCGCGGCGCTGGTCCGCAAGGGCGTCACCCCGACGGACGGATCCGCCGTCCCCGCATCGAAAGCGAAGGGCACCTCATGA
- a CDS encoding ROK family protein — translation MRSVQPFDVRQQNYSAILRTVMRHGPIARSELSGRTGMATGTMTKLTSLLSEAGLLRELPAESGHGALGRPRTPMVVDERTHRVVGVHFGLRRTTVCLLDLRGTLLAEVRLPHRGRRGFELLVAQAVEGIQELIGRNPGSVLGVGASTGGWVDREAGVVRDHRVLRWRNVPLREVLADGLGLPTEVDSSFRSLTMAERWFGGAQGVDDLIGLFVGNVVGAGFVLGGRVFPGYSAAAGTVDHLSVGVAAEEPCSCGRRDCLHGAASDLAVLAHARRSDLIGPRGTLEHLVQLARDGDVAADGLLVARAELVGVAAGTLIDMLDPEVVVVSGGVVDAPEYLKSVQRGARAYLRDKRRVDVDSVVRLSAFGTDGVAVSAASVVLDRIYAAPAEFVPGLLELRYG, via the coding sequence GTGAGATCGGTCCAGCCGTTCGACGTCCGGCAGCAGAACTACTCCGCGATCCTGCGGACGGTGATGCGGCACGGACCGATCGCACGGTCGGAGCTGTCGGGGCGGACCGGGATGGCGACCGGGACGATGACGAAGCTGACGAGTCTGCTGTCCGAGGCGGGCCTGCTGCGGGAGCTGCCGGCCGAGTCGGGGCACGGGGCGCTGGGACGTCCGCGGACCCCGATGGTGGTGGACGAGCGGACCCACCGCGTGGTCGGGGTGCACTTCGGTCTCCGGCGGACGACGGTGTGCCTGCTGGATCTGCGCGGGACCCTGCTGGCCGAGGTACGGCTGCCGCATCGGGGCCGGCGCGGGTTCGAACTCCTGGTGGCGCAGGCCGTCGAGGGGATCCAGGAGCTGATCGGCCGGAACCCGGGCTCGGTCCTCGGCGTCGGCGCGAGCACCGGTGGCTGGGTCGACCGGGAGGCCGGGGTGGTCCGGGATCACCGGGTGCTGCGGTGGCGGAACGTGCCGCTGCGCGAGGTCCTCGCGGACGGCCTGGGGTTGCCGACAGAGGTCGACTCGAGCTTCCGGTCGCTGACGATGGCCGAGCGCTGGTTCGGCGGCGCCCAGGGCGTGGACGACCTGATCGGGCTGTTCGTCGGGAACGTCGTGGGTGCCGGCTTCGTCCTCGGCGGCCGCGTCTTCCCGGGGTACAGCGCCGCGGCCGGGACAGTGGATCACCTCTCCGTCGGGGTGGCCGCCGAGGAGCCTTGCTCGTGCGGACGGCGGGACTGTCTGCACGGGGCGGCCAGCGACCTGGCGGTCCTCGCGCATGCCCGACGGTCCGACCTGATCGGTCCCCGCGGGACCCTGGAACATCTCGTCCAGCTCGCGCGGGACGGGGACGTCGCCGCCGATGGGTTGCTGGTGGCGCGGGCCGAGTTGGTCGGTGTGGCCGCCGGGACGTTGATCGACATGCTCGATCCCGAGGTGGTCGTCGTCAGCGGGGGTGTGGTCGACGCACCGGAGTACCTGAAGTCGGTCCAGCGGGGCGCTCGCGCGTACCTGCGGGACAAGCGACGGGTCGACGTGGACTCGGTGGTCCGGCTGAGCGCCTTCGGTACCGATGGCGTGGCCGTGTCCGCCGCGAGTGTGGTCCTGGACCGGATCTACGCGGCGCCGGCCGAGTTCGTGCCCGGGCTGCTCGAACTGCGGTACGGGTGA